In the Klebsiella aerogenes KCTC 2190 genome, one interval contains:
- the phnM gene encoding alpha-D-ribose 1-methylphosphonate 5-triphosphate diphosphatase yields MIINNVKLVLEDETINGSLEVQEGRIYAFAESQSRLPGALDGEGGWLLPGLIELHTDNLDKFFTPRPKVDWPAHSAMSSHDALMVASGITTVLDAVAIGDVRDGGDRLENLEKMINAVEETQKRGLNRAEHRLHLRCELPHHTTLPLFEKLVDREPVTLVSLMDHSPGQRQFANREKYREYYQGKYQLSGEQMQRFEEEQMALAAAWSQPNRQAIAAMCRERQIALASHDDATHEHVAESHQLGSVIAEFPTTLAAAQASRQHGMNVLMGAPNIVRGGSHSGNVAAHQLAASGLLDILSSDYYPASLLDAAFRIADSDDNAFTLAQAIRLVSKHPAQALGLHDRGVIAEGKRADLVLAHRRGEHVHIDHVWRQGKRVF; encoded by the coding sequence ATGATAATCAATAACGTAAAGCTGGTACTGGAAGACGAGACCATCAATGGTTCACTGGAAGTGCAGGAGGGGCGGATTTACGCCTTTGCCGAGAGCCAGAGCCGACTGCCCGGCGCCCTCGATGGCGAAGGCGGCTGGCTGCTGCCGGGGCTTATCGAACTCCATACCGATAACCTGGATAAATTCTTCACCCCGCGGCCAAAGGTTGACTGGCCTGCACACTCGGCGATGAGCAGCCACGATGCTTTGATGGTCGCCAGCGGCATCACCACCGTACTCGACGCCGTGGCGATTGGCGACGTGCGCGACGGCGGTGACCGCCTTGAGAACCTGGAAAAGATGATCAACGCGGTGGAAGAGACGCAAAAACGCGGGCTTAACCGCGCCGAGCACCGCCTGCATCTGCGTTGTGAACTGCCGCACCACACCACCTTGCCGCTGTTTGAAAAGTTGGTCGACCGCGAGCCGGTCACTCTGGTGTCGCTGATGGACCACTCGCCGGGTCAACGCCAGTTCGCCAACCGCGAAAAATATCGCGAATATTATCAGGGCAAATATCAGCTCAGCGGCGAGCAGATGCAACGCTTTGAAGAGGAGCAAATGGCGCTGGCGGCGGCCTGGTCGCAGCCTAATCGCCAGGCTATCGCCGCAATGTGTCGGGAGCGCCAAATCGCTCTCGCCAGCCACGACGACGCCACTCATGAACATGTCGCCGAATCCCACCAGCTTGGCAGCGTGATTGCCGAATTTCCCACCACGTTGGCCGCCGCGCAGGCTTCGCGCCAGCACGGAATGAATGTGTTGATGGGGGCGCCGAATATCGTGCGCGGCGGCTCGCATTCCGGCAATGTCGCCGCGCATCAACTAGCCGCCAGCGGCCTGTTAGATATTCTCTCTTCCGACTACTACCCCGCCAGCCTGCTTGATGCCGCTTTCCGTATCGCCGATAGCGACGACAACGCTTTCACGCTGGCGCAGGCTATCCGTCTGGTCAGCAAACATCCGGCGCAGGCGCTGGGTCTGCATGACCGCGGCGTCATCGCCGAAGGCAAACGCGCCGATCTGGTACTGGCGCACCGCCGCGGCGAGCACGTCCATATCGATCACGTCTGGCGTCAGGGAAAGAGGGTCTTTTAA
- the phnL gene encoding phosphonate C-P lyase system protein PhnL — protein sequence MNAIRVENIHKTFVLHQQHGVRLPVLADASLTVNAGECVVLHGHSGSGKSTLLRSLYANYLPDSGHIHIRHGDEWVDLVTATPRKVLEVRKTTIGWVSQFLRVIPRISALEVVMQPLLDLGTPREESAAKAARLLTQLNVPERLWHLAPSTFSGGEQQRVNIARGFAVDYPILLLDEPTASLDANNSAAVVALIQQAKARGAAIVGIFHDETVRGQVADRLHPMGITV from the coding sequence ATGAACGCTATACGCGTTGAAAACATCCATAAAACCTTTGTTCTGCACCAACAGCACGGCGTACGCCTGCCGGTGCTCGCCGACGCTTCGCTCACCGTTAACGCCGGGGAGTGCGTGGTGCTGCACGGCCATTCCGGCAGCGGCAAATCGACGCTGCTGCGCTCGCTGTACGCTAACTATCTGCCGGACAGCGGTCATATTCATATCCGCCACGGCGACGAATGGGTAGATCTGGTGACCGCCACGCCGCGCAAGGTGCTGGAAGTGCGTAAAACCACCATCGGTTGGGTCAGCCAGTTTCTGCGGGTGATCCCGCGGATATCCGCACTGGAAGTCGTCATGCAGCCACTGCTCGACCTCGGTACGCCGCGCGAAGAGAGCGCCGCTAAAGCCGCCCGCCTGCTGACCCAGCTCAACGTGCCGGAGCGTCTGTGGCATCTGGCGCCGTCCACCTTTTCCGGCGGCGAACAGCAGCGGGTCAACATCGCCCGCGGTTTTGCGGTCGACTATCCGATTTTACTCCTTGATGAACCCACCGCCTCGCTGGATGCCAACAACAGCGCTGCGGTGGTGGCGCTGATCCAGCAGGCTAAAGCGCGCGGCGCAGCTATCGTCGGTATTTTCCATGATGAAACGGTACGCGGCCAGGTCGCCGATCGCCTGCACCCAATGGGTATCACTGTATGA
- the phnK gene encoding phosphonate C-P lyase system protein PhnK, producing the protein MSQPLLTVNHLTHLYAPGKGFSDVSFELWPGEVLGIVGESGSGKTTLLKAISARLAPQQGEVRYQQRSLYAMSEAERRRLLRTEWGVVHQHPMDGLRRQVSAGGNIGERLMATGARHYGDIRATAERWLQEVEIPPSRIDDLPTTFSGGMQQRLQIARNLVTQPKLVFMDEPTGGLDVSVQARLLDLLRGLVVELGLAAVIVTHDLGVARLLANRLLVMKQGQVVESGLTDRVLDDPHHPYTQLLVSSVLQN; encoded by the coding sequence ATGAGCCAGCCGTTACTTACAGTTAATCACCTGACCCATCTCTATGCGCCGGGCAAAGGTTTTAGCGATGTCTCTTTCGAGCTGTGGCCGGGCGAAGTGCTCGGCATCGTCGGCGAATCCGGCTCCGGTAAAACCACGCTGCTGAAAGCGATTTCCGCTCGTCTGGCGCCGCAACAGGGTGAAGTGCGGTATCAACAGCGCTCGCTGTATGCCATGAGCGAAGCCGAACGCCGCCGCCTGCTACGCACCGAATGGGGCGTTGTACATCAGCACCCGATGGACGGCCTGCGTCGCCAGGTCTCGGCGGGCGGCAACATCGGTGAACGGCTGATGGCGACCGGTGCTCGCCACTACGGCGACATTCGCGCCACCGCCGAACGCTGGCTGCAGGAGGTGGAGATCCCGCCTTCCCGCATCGACGACCTGCCGACCACCTTTTCCGGCGGTATGCAGCAGCGCTTGCAAATCGCCCGCAATCTCGTGACGCAGCCGAAACTGGTGTTTATGGATGAACCCACCGGCGGGCTGGACGTCTCGGTACAGGCGCGCCTGCTCGATCTCCTGCGCGGGCTGGTAGTGGAGCTGGGTCTGGCGGCGGTGATAGTCACCCACGATCTCGGCGTCGCCCGCCTGCTGGCGAACCGCCTGCTGGTGATGAAACAAGGACAGGTGGTGGAAAGTGGCTTAACCGACCGGGTACTCGACGATCCGCATCATCCTTACACCCAGCTACTGGTGTCGTCGGTGTTGCAGAACTAA
- a CDS encoding alpha-D-ribose 1-methylphosphonate 5-phosphate C-P-lyase PhnJ translates to MANPLTGYNFAYLDEQTKRMIRRAILKAVAIPGYQVPFGGREMPMPYGWGTGGIQLTASVIGENDVLKVIDQGADDTTNAVSIRQFFKSVTGVATTERTEDATLIQTRHRIPETPLVEDQILIYQVPIPEPLRFIEPRETETRTMHALEEYGVMQVKLYEDIARFGHIATTYAYPVKVNGRYVMDPSPIPKFDNPKMHMMPALQLFGAGREKRIYAVPPYTAVESLDFDDHPFSVQEWDEPCAICGSRHSYLDEVVLDDSGQRMFVCSDTDYCRQQSEAQKK, encoded by the coding sequence GTGGCTAACCCACTGACTGGCTATAACTTTGCTTATCTTGATGAGCAAACCAAGCGCATGATCCGCCGGGCGATACTGAAAGCGGTGGCCATTCCCGGCTATCAGGTGCCCTTCGGCGGCCGCGAAATGCCGATGCCCTACGGTTGGGGTACCGGCGGGATCCAACTGACCGCCAGCGTTATCGGCGAGAACGACGTACTGAAGGTCATCGATCAGGGCGCCGATGACACCACCAACGCGGTGTCGATCCGCCAGTTCTTTAAAAGCGTAACCGGCGTCGCCACCACCGAACGCACCGAAGACGCCACCCTGATCCAGACCCGCCACCGGATCCCGGAAACGCCGCTGGTGGAAGATCAGATCCTGATCTATCAGGTGCCGATCCCGGAGCCGCTGCGCTTTATCGAACCGCGCGAAACCGAAACCCGCACCATGCACGCGCTGGAAGAGTACGGCGTAATGCAGGTGAAGCTGTATGAGGATATCGCCCGCTTCGGCCATATCGCCACCACCTACGCCTATCCGGTGAAGGTGAACGGCCGCTACGTGATGGACCCTTCGCCGATCCCGAAATTCGATAACCCCAAAATGCACATGATGCCGGCGCTGCAGCTGTTCGGCGCCGGGCGCGAAAAGCGTATCTACGCGGTGCCGCCCTATACCGCAGTCGAAAGCCTCGATTTCGACGATCACCCGTTTAGTGTGCAGGAGTGGGATGAACCCTGCGCCATTTGCGGTTCGCGTCACAGCTATCTTGACGAAGTGGTGCTGGATGACAGCGGCCAGCGGATGTTTGTCTGCTCCGATACCGACTATTGCCGCCAACAGAGCGAGGCGCAGAAAAAATGA
- a CDS encoding carbon-phosphorus lyase complex subunit PhnI: MYVAVKGGEKAISAAHALQEQKRRGDGRLPELSVEQISEQLSLAVDRVMTEGGIADRELAALALKQASGDNVEAIFLLRAYRTTLPRLAVSEPVDTAGMRLERRISAVYKDIPGGQLLGPTYDYTHRLLDFALLANGEPPSVQKAGSETQPTPHVFNLLTQQGLAKAEADCGAPPDDITRTPPVYPCSRSSRLQQLVRGDEGYLLALAYSTQRGYGRNHPFAGEIRSGYVQVEIVPEELGFSVNIGELLLTECEMVNGFVDPEDEPPHFTRGYGLTFGMSERKAMAMALVDRALQAPEYGEEISGPAQDEEFVLAHADNVEAAGFVSHLKLPHYVDFQAELALLKRLQRENERG; this comes from the coding sequence ATGTATGTTGCCGTCAAAGGCGGCGAGAAGGCGATTAGCGCCGCTCACGCTTTGCAAGAGCAGAAACGACGGGGCGATGGACGGCTTCCCGAACTGAGCGTCGAGCAGATAAGCGAACAGCTCAGCCTGGCGGTGGACCGGGTGATGACCGAAGGCGGCATCGCCGACCGCGAACTGGCGGCGCTCGCGCTGAAGCAGGCCAGCGGCGATAACGTCGAAGCGATCTTCCTGCTGCGCGCCTACCGCACCACCCTGCCGCGGCTGGCGGTCAGCGAACCGGTTGATACCGCCGGGATGCGCCTCGAGCGCCGCATCTCCGCGGTCTACAAAGATATCCCCGGCGGCCAGCTGCTGGGCCCCACTTACGACTATACCCACCGCCTGCTCGATTTTGCCCTGCTGGCCAACGGCGAACCGCCGTCGGTGCAGAAAGCCGGTAGCGAAACGCAGCCGACGCCGCACGTCTTCAACCTGCTGACGCAGCAGGGGCTGGCCAAAGCTGAAGCGGACTGCGGCGCGCCGCCTGACGATATCACCCGCACCCCGCCGGTCTATCCCTGCTCGCGCTCCTCGCGGCTGCAGCAGCTGGTACGCGGCGATGAAGGCTATCTGCTGGCGCTGGCCTACTCAACCCAGCGCGGCTATGGCCGCAACCACCCGTTTGCCGGCGAGATCCGCAGCGGCTACGTGCAGGTGGAAATCGTGCCGGAAGAGCTGGGTTTTAGCGTCAATATTGGCGAGCTGCTGCTGACCGAATGCGAAATGGTCAACGGCTTTGTCGATCCAGAGGATGAGCCGCCGCACTTCACCCGCGGCTACGGCCTGACGTTTGGCATGAGCGAGCGTAAAGCGATGGCCATGGCGCTGGTCGACCGCGCCCTTCAGGCGCCGGAATACGGCGAAGAGATAAGCGGACCGGCCCAGGACGAAGAGTTCGTGCTGGCGCACGCCGATAACGTTGAAGCCGCCGGCTTCGTCTCGCATCTGAAACTGCCGCACTATGTCGATTTCCAGGCCGAACTGGCGCTGTTGAAACGCCTGCAACGGGAGAACGAACGTGGCTAA
- the phnH gene encoding phosphonate C-P lyase system protein PhnH, with product MTLQTAFTLPVQDAQHSFRRLLKAMSEPGVIVSLQQLQHGWQPLNIASTSLLLTLADHDTPVWMAAALHNDLVSQNLRFHTGATLVEQPQQAVFAVACDTISAEQLNVLSAGTVAAPETGVTLIVQLASLSGGRMLRLTGAGIAEERMIAPQLPDCIIDELTERPHPFPLGIDLILTCGERLLAIPRTTHVEVC from the coding sequence ATGACATTACAAACCGCCTTTACCCTACCGGTGCAGGATGCCCAACACAGTTTCCGCCGCCTGCTGAAAGCAATGAGCGAGCCGGGAGTGATTGTCTCCCTGCAGCAGCTTCAGCACGGCTGGCAGCCATTGAATATCGCCTCCACCAGCTTGCTGCTGACCCTGGCCGATCACGACACCCCGGTATGGATGGCCGCCGCGCTGCATAACGATCTGGTCAGCCAAAATCTGCGCTTCCATACCGGCGCGACGCTGGTGGAACAGCCGCAGCAGGCGGTATTTGCCGTCGCCTGCGACACCATCAGCGCCGAACAGCTTAATGTCCTTTCCGCCGGTACCGTGGCGGCGCCGGAAACCGGCGTCACGCTGATTGTGCAACTAGCCAGCCTGAGCGGCGGACGCATGCTGCGCCTGACCGGCGCGGGCATTGCCGAGGAGCGAATGATCGCCCCCCAACTGCCGGACTGCATCATCGACGAATTAACCGAACGCCCGCACCCGTTCCCACTGGGCATTGACCTGATCCTGACCTGCGGCGAGCGCCTGCTGGCTATCCCGCGTACCACCCACGTGGAGGTGTGCTAA
- the phnG gene encoding phosphonate C-P lyase system protein PhnG — translation MHFDTATRQRWMSVLAHSEPQDLLARMQSLRLAPEYELIRAPETGLVQLQARMGGIGDRFFAGDATLTRAAVRLADGTLGYSWILGRDRPHAERCAAIDGLLQSPHYFHTLMETLITPLEAQRSARLDARRAEVNASRVDFFTLVRGDNA, via the coding sequence ATGCACTTCGATACCGCCACCCGCCAGCGTTGGATGTCCGTGCTGGCCCACAGTGAACCGCAGGACCTTCTGGCGCGCATGCAATCGCTGCGGCTGGCGCCGGAGTATGAATTAATTCGCGCCCCGGAAACCGGGCTGGTACAGCTCCAGGCGCGTATGGGCGGCATCGGCGATCGTTTCTTTGCCGGTGACGCCACTCTGACCCGCGCCGCCGTACGCCTGGCCGATGGCACCCTCGGCTACAGCTGGATTCTGGGCCGCGACCGCCCCCACGCCGAACGCTGCGCGGCGATCGATGGCCTGCTGCAATCGCCTCACTATTTTCACACCTTAATGGAAACCCTCATTACCCCGCTGGAAGCACAACGCAGCGCGCGCCTCGACGCCCGCCGCGCCGAAGTCAACGCCAGCCGGGTCGACTTCTTTACTCTGGTTCGCGGAGATAACGCATGA
- the phnF gene encoding phosphonate metabolism transcriptional regulator PhnF: MYLSRHPTSYPTRYQEIAARLEQELRHHYRCGDYLPAEQQLAARFEVNRHTLRRAIDQLVERGWVQRRQGVGVLVLMRPIDYPLNAQARFSQNLLEQGSHPTSEKLLSVLRPASSHVAEAFGIAEGETVIHLRTLRRVNGVALCLIDHYFADLRFWPVLQTFTHGSLHDLLRDQLAIELTRVRTKISARRAQAKESKLLEIPNMAPLLCVRTLNSREGETVTTEYSVSLTRADMIEFTMEH, translated from the coding sequence ATGTACTTATCCAGACATCCGACCAGTTACCCCACCCGGTATCAGGAAATTGCCGCCAGGCTTGAACAGGAGCTGCGCCATCACTATCGCTGCGGCGACTATTTGCCTGCGGAACAACAACTGGCGGCGCGCTTTGAAGTTAACCGCCACACCCTACGCCGCGCCATCGATCAGCTGGTGGAACGCGGATGGGTCCAGCGCCGCCAGGGCGTCGGCGTGCTGGTATTGATGCGCCCCATTGACTACCCGCTCAACGCCCAGGCGCGTTTTAGCCAGAATCTGCTGGAACAAGGCAGCCACCCGACCAGCGAGAAACTGCTGTCGGTGCTGCGCCCGGCCAGCAGCCACGTTGCCGAAGCCTTTGGCATCGCCGAAGGCGAAACCGTCATTCATCTGCGCACCCTGCGCCGGGTTAACGGCGTGGCGCTGTGTTTGATTGACCACTACTTCGCCGACCTGCGCTTCTGGCCGGTGCTGCAAACCTTCACCCATGGCTCGCTACACGACCTGCTGCGCGACCAACTCGCCATCGAACTGACCCGCGTGCGCACCAAAATCAGCGCCCGCCGCGCGCAGGCGAAAGAGAGCAAGCTGCTTGAAATCCCCAATATGGCGCCGCTGCTGTGCGTACGCACGCTCAATAGCCGCGAGGGCGAGACAGTCACGACGGAGTACTCCGTCAGCCTGACCCGCGCCGACATGATTGAATTCACCATGGAGCACTGA
- the yjdN gene encoding VOC family metalloprotein YjdN, whose protein sequence is MSLSPYIAFSGNCAAAIAFYQQALGAQLIHQITYGEMPQSAQDAEDGCASGQHLAADCIAHASLQVADSILMLSDSPSSDMEHYAGFVLVLEPKDIAEGKHWFEALADGGRIEMAWQETFWAHGFGKVVDRFGVPWMVNVVKQP, encoded by the coding sequence ATGTCCCTGAGTCCTTACATTGCTTTTAGCGGCAACTGCGCTGCTGCCATCGCCTTCTATCAGCAGGCGCTGGGGGCGCAGCTTATCCACCAAATCACCTACGGCGAAATGCCGCAGAGCGCCCAGGATGCCGAAGATGGTTGCGCCTCCGGGCAACATCTTGCCGCCGACTGCATCGCCCACGCCAGCCTGCAGGTCGCCGACAGTATTTTGATGTTGAGCGATAGCCCCAGTAGCGACATGGAACATTACGCGGGATTCGTCCTCGTGCTGGAGCCGAAAGATATTGCTGAAGGCAAACACTGGTTTGAGGCGCTGGCCGATGGCGGGCGCATCGAAATGGCATGGCAGGAGACCTTCTGGGCCCACGGTTTCGGCAAAGTGGTCGATCGCTTCGGCGTACCGTGGATGGTTAACGTCGTCAAACAACCCTAA
- a CDS encoding zinc ribbon domain-containing protein YjdM has product MQLPHCPKCHSEYTYEDNGMYICPECAHEWNNAEPADDTDALIVKDANGNLLADGDSVTVVKDLKVKGSSSMLKIGTKVKNIRLVEGDHNIDCKIDGFGPMKLKSEFVKKN; this is encoded by the coding sequence ATGCAACTTCCACACTGCCCAAAATGCCATTCTGAATACACATATGAAGATAACGGCATGTACATCTGCCCGGAATGCGCCCACGAGTGGAACAATGCCGAGCCGGCCGACGACACCGACGCGCTGATCGTAAAAGACGCTAACGGCAACTTACTTGCCGATGGCGACAGCGTGACCGTGGTGAAAGATCTGAAGGTAAAAGGCAGTTCTTCCATGCTGAAAATCGGCACCAAAGTGAAGAATATCCGTCTGGTCGAAGGCGATCACAACATCGACTGCAAAATTGACGGTTTTGGCCCGATGAAGCTGAAATCTGAATTCGTCAAAAAGAACTAA
- the proP gene encoding glycine betaine/L-proline transporter ProP, with product MLKRKKIKPITLRDVTIIDDSKLRKAITAASLGNAMEWFDFGVYGFVAYALGKVFFPDADPSVQMIAALGTFSVPFLIRPLGGLFFGMLGDKYGRQKILAITIVIMSISTFCIGLIPSYATIGIWAPILLLLCKMAQGFSVGGEYTGASIFVAEYSPDRKRGFMGSWLDFGSIAGFVMGAGVVVLISSVVGEENFLDWGWRIPFFLALPLGIIGLYLRHALEETPAFQQHVDTLEQGDREGLQEGPKVSFKEIATKHWRSLLTCIGLVISTNVTYYMLLTYMPSYLSHNLHYSEDHGVLIIIAIMVGMLFVQPVIGMLSDRFGRRPFILVGSVALFALSIPAFIMINSNVIGLIFAGLLLLAVVLNCFIGVMASSLPAMFPTHIRFSALASAFNISVLIAGLTPTLAAWLVETTQNLMMPAYYLMVIAVIGLITGLSMKETANRPLKGATPAASDIQEAKEILGEHYDNIEHKIEDIDQEIADLQEKRARLVQQHPRIND from the coding sequence ATGCTTAAAAGGAAAAAAATAAAGCCGATTACGCTTAGGGATGTCACTATCATCGATGATAGCAAGCTGCGAAAAGCCATCACCGCGGCCTCGCTCGGTAATGCGATGGAGTGGTTCGATTTCGGTGTGTATGGTTTTGTGGCTTATGCCCTCGGTAAAGTCTTCTTCCCCGATGCCGATCCCAGCGTGCAGATGATTGCCGCGCTCGGTACTTTCTCGGTTCCTTTCTTGATTCGTCCGCTCGGCGGCCTGTTCTTCGGGATGCTCGGCGATAAATACGGTCGACAAAAAATCTTAGCGATCACCATCGTTATCATGTCGATAAGTACATTCTGTATCGGTCTTATTCCGTCGTATGCCACCATTGGTATCTGGGCGCCGATTCTGCTGCTGTTGTGTAAAATGGCGCAGGGCTTTTCGGTAGGCGGCGAATATACCGGGGCGTCGATCTTCGTGGCCGAATACTCGCCTGACCGTAAACGCGGGTTTATGGGCAGTTGGCTGGACTTCGGTTCGATTGCCGGCTTCGTAATGGGCGCAGGCGTGGTGGTACTGATTTCCAGCGTCGTGGGCGAAGAGAACTTCCTCGACTGGGGCTGGCGTATTCCGTTCTTCCTGGCGCTGCCGCTAGGGATTATCGGCCTGTACCTGCGTCACGCGCTGGAAGAGACGCCGGCGTTCCAGCAGCACGTGGATACCCTTGAACAGGGCGACCGCGAAGGCCTGCAGGAAGGTCCGAAAGTCTCCTTTAAAGAGATTGCCACCAAACACTGGCGTAGCCTGCTGACCTGTATTGGCCTGGTGATTTCCACTAACGTGACCTACTACATGCTGTTGACCTATATGCCGAGCTACCTGTCGCATAACCTGCACTACTCGGAAGATCACGGCGTACTGATTATTATCGCCATCATGGTCGGCATGTTGTTTGTCCAGCCGGTTATCGGCATGCTGAGTGACCGTTTTGGCCGCCGTCCGTTTATCCTGGTGGGCAGCGTCGCGCTGTTCGCGTTGTCTATCCCGGCCTTTATCATGATTAACAGTAACGTGATTGGCCTGATCTTCGCCGGTCTGCTGCTGCTGGCGGTGGTGCTGAACTGCTTTATCGGCGTGATGGCCTCATCGCTGCCGGCGATGTTCCCGACCCACATCCGCTTCAGCGCTCTGGCCAGCGCCTTTAACATCTCGGTGCTGATCGCCGGTCTGACGCCGACGCTGGCGGCATGGCTGGTGGAAACCACCCAGAACCTGATGATGCCGGCTTACTATCTGATGGTGATTGCGGTGATTGGCCTGATTACCGGCCTGTCGATGAAAGAGACCGCTAACCGTCCGCTGAAAGGGGCGACGCCGGCGGCGTCCGATATCCAGGAAGCGAAAGAAATTCTGGGCGAGCACTACGATAACATCGAACATAAAATCGAAGATATCGATCAGGAAATCGCCGACCTGCAGGAAAAACGCGCCCGTCTGGTACAGCAGCATCCACGTATCAACGACTAA
- the melR gene encoding transcriptional regulator MelR, with product MEHRFTSLPPDPHMCSSDEKQSRSPLALYSEYQRMDIELRPPHAMATSHWHGQVEVNVPFDGDVEYLINNEVVRIEKGYITLFWACTPHQLTRPGDCQQMAIFNLPMHLFLSWPLDRELINHVTHGMVIKSLAAQQLSAFEVRRWQQELNHENEQIRQLAIDEIALMLKRLSLAGWQPILVNKTSRTHKNSVSRHAQFYVSQMLEFIAAHYDQALTVDAVAEHVKLNPNYAMGVFQRVMQQTMKQYITAMRINHVRALLSDTDKTILDIALTAGFRSSSRFYSTFTRYVGMPPQQYRKLSQQRRHSLAPPQP from the coding sequence ATGGAACACCGCTTCACTTCCCTGCCCCCCGACCCGCACATGTGCAGCAGCGATGAAAAGCAGAGCCGCAGCCCGCTGGCGCTCTATTCCGAGTATCAGCGCATGGATATCGAACTGCGCCCTCCGCACGCCATGGCCACCAGCCACTGGCACGGCCAGGTAGAGGTCAACGTGCCGTTCGACGGCGACGTGGAGTATTTGATTAACAATGAAGTGGTGCGCATTGAGAAAGGCTATATCACCCTGTTTTGGGCCTGTACCCCGCATCAGTTGACCCGCCCCGGCGACTGCCAGCAGATGGCGATATTCAACCTGCCGATGCATCTGTTTCTGTCGTGGCCGCTGGATCGCGAACTGATAAACCACGTCACCCACGGGATGGTGATTAAATCTCTCGCCGCCCAGCAGTTAAGCGCTTTTGAAGTGCGCCGTTGGCAGCAGGAGTTGAATCACGAGAATGAACAGATTCGCCAGTTGGCGATCGATGAAATCGCCCTGATGCTCAAGCGGCTGAGTCTCGCCGGCTGGCAGCCGATTCTGGTCAATAAGACCTCGCGCACGCACAAGAACAGCGTCTCGCGCCACGCGCAGTTTTACGTTAGCCAGATGCTGGAATTTATCGCCGCCCATTATGACCAGGCGCTGACCGTCGATGCCGTCGCCGAGCACGTTAAACTCAACCCGAACTACGCGATGGGCGTTTTTCAGCGGGTGATGCAGCAGACCATGAAGCAGTACATTACCGCCATGCGCATCAATCACGTGCGCGCGCTGCTGAGCGATACCGATAAGACCATTCTTGATATCGCCCTCACCGCCGGGTTCCGCTCCAGCAGCCGCTTCTACAGTACCTTCACCCGCTATGTCGGCATGCCGCCGCAGCAGTACCGTAAATTGAGCCAGCAGCGCCGCCACAGCCTCGCGCCGCCGCAGCCATAA